One Spinacia oleracea cultivar Varoflay chromosome 4, BTI_SOV_V1, whole genome shotgun sequence DNA segment encodes these proteins:
- the LOC130472176 gene encoding uncharacterized protein, with product MHNIVIIIVRSEGGDGLGFGTAKATLTCERAGKYRLRKSKVAIDVEIFTGTKKMSCPFRLQAKEHVGGGWSVVVRHGMHNHDLPNYNEGRAIIAKLKPHQLSIVKELSTSHVKPNMIMAIFKNLDPRILTTVKHIYNALQKLKTETMGVPH from the exons ATgcataatattgttattatcatTGTTCGGTCTGAAGGTGGGGATGGTCTTGGTTTTGGAACGGCGAAAGCTACCCTTACTTGTGAGAGAGCTGGAAAATATAGGCTTAGAAAGTCGAAAGTTGCAATAGATGTGGAAATATTTACTGGAACAAAAAAGATGTCGTGTCCCTTTAGACTTCAAGCAAAGGAGCATGTTGGTGGCGGATGGAGTGTAGTTGTTCGTCATGGTATGCACAATCATGATCTTCCTAATTACAACGAGGGTCGTGCGATTATTGCAAAGTTGAAACCACATCAGTTGTCTATAGTGAAAGAACTGTCGACTAGTCATGTCAAGCCAAACATGATTATGGCTATTTTTAAGAATTTGGATCCTCGAATCTTAACTACAGTAAAACATATTTACAATGCTCTTCAAAAGTTAAAAACTGAAACAATGGGAG Taccacactag